The proteins below are encoded in one region of Nitrosopumilus sp.:
- a CDS encoding SRPBCC family protein has protein sequence MTLVTKSIDIKTPVENVFTYFARPEHVSDQIKNDTVGMTVVPMDIKEGMGVGTTFRIIGDFSGKRLEWDCETTEFIRNEKIAAKQIEGPFKRWQITNEFKALGNNLTRVTMSVDYEMPFGPLGAILDKAKFAKSAEKGMETALYNVRGLLEGNGSIPVYITLDAYQKLLAEKKKMNDVPVSTALTAIIEKYNEIEAKTQN, from the coding sequence TTGACACTCGTAACAAAATCAATCGATATCAAAACACCTGTAGAGAATGTTTTTACCTACTTTGCAAGACCAGAACATGTTTCTGATCAAATCAAAAATGATACTGTAGGTATGACAGTCGTTCCTATGGACATCAAAGAAGGAATGGGTGTGGGTACAACCTTTAGAATCATAGGTGACTTTAGTGGTAAACGTTTAGAGTGGGATTGTGAGACAACTGAATTTATTAGAAATGAAAAAATCGCTGCAAAGCAGATTGAAGGTCCATTCAAGAGATGGCAAATTACTAACGAATTCAAAGCATTAGGTAATAATCTGACTAGAGTAACCATGTCTGTAGATTATGAAATGCCATTTGGTCCTTTGGGAGCAATTTTGGATAAAGCAAAATTTGCAAAATCTGCTGAGAAAGGAATGGAGACTGCTCTTTACAACGTTAGAGGTTTACTTGAAGGAAATGGATCAATTCCCGTATACATTACCTTAGATGCATACCAAAAACTTCTTGCCGAAAAGAAAAAGATGAATGATGTCCCAGTTTCAACTGCACTTACAGCAATCATTGAAAAGTACAATGAAATTGAAGCTAAAACACAAAACTAA
- a CDS encoding class I SAM-dependent methyltransferase → MSYNKEFWDKYTDKNEARFNEEFAKFTRDLATSLRCISVLEIGCGTGIDLRLFPDTFEIHGIDLNDKALAIAKEKKNTVDFKKGTITDLPFEDSSIDFVFTHQLLNYLDDDTVEKGISEMYRVARRYIMNCEKFNESEKQIDANHKFRNVVEKWSDYKVKIVSNVDMHEEIEPDKSRFTLIKKI, encoded by the coding sequence ATGAGTTACAACAAGGAATTTTGGGACAAATATACAGATAAAAATGAGGCAAGATTTAATGAAGAATTTGCAAAATTTACTAGAGATTTAGCCACATCCTTACGATGTATAAGTGTTTTAGAGATAGGATGTGGTACTGGAATAGATTTAAGATTATTTCCAGATACATTTGAAATTCATGGAATTGATCTAAATGATAAAGCGTTAGCAATAGCAAAAGAAAAGAAAAATACAGTGGATTTTAAGAAAGGAACTATAACCGATTTACCATTTGAAGATTCATCAATAGATTTTGTATTTACACATCAATTGTTAAATTATTTAGATGATGATACAGTAGAAAAAGGAATTTCAGAAATGTATAGAGTGGCTAGAAGATACATTATGAATTGCGAAAAGTTTAACGAGTCAGAAAAACAAATTGATGCAAATCATAAATTTCGTAATGTTGTGGAAAAATGGTCAGATTATAAAGTTAAAATTGTGAGTAATGTGGATATGCATGAGGAAATAGAACCTGACAAATCTAGATTCACCCTAATTAAAAAAATATAA